One window of the Podospora pseudocomata strain CBS 415.72m chromosome 7, whole genome shotgun sequence genome contains the following:
- a CDS encoding hypothetical protein (COG:S; EggNog:ENOG503P2ZH), with translation MSESTCEVCWGLNASDTDRIHFEIEELIASVKDGCASCILLWKALEHAMPNLSQEDGRVDLLQDDGRPLEVIYLDHEGSRKLLDIYCHADSPTSCSWIGPSTEVSIDSSSDECFALAERWINDCITEHERCADGEPQLLPTRVIDIGAAEQPPRLRLHIPQNESARYVALSHCWGSPEKAARTIKMTADNLSQFQTEIPWIKLTKTFQDAVIITRRLGIRYLWIDSLCIIQGDAQDWAIEASKMTTVYANAFFVIAASGATDGDGGCFLGSRAASVEGVLPIECSGVGGRKSTAYARRVRRSYEDSRRITRSAQSVHGWMTGLGQPLEKRAWTYQEEKLANRILYYTQDELQWRCATFNACECSPPSVNTLAHDLSRTQDGNSEVWCRMVLAYTQRELTYISDRLPALSGIATGWELSENDTFCAGLWRRGLPRQLLWMRSHEMDTSIPVISSKRHPEYYAPTWSWASITGAVDFILDRLEFHARIVDCETEPSTANRFGPVRSGHVTLMGFLIPVKASMNWDCKSIWSKKMPRVTDNRPDRNNQYLGEMLPDIETETREYPEIEEEECYHILALGHNSVDTWISIKSLVLRQVQSTPNAYTRVGLLEVRHDGTLKTFFSDTQECRITIL, from the coding sequence ATGTCTGAGTCGACCTGCGAAGTGTGCTGGGGTCTCAACGCCTCAGATACCGACAGAATACATTTCGAAATTGAAGAACTGATTGCTTCTGTCAAAGATGGTTGCGCTTCATGCATATTGCTTTGGAAAGCACTGGAGCATGCTATGCCAAATTTGAGTCAAGAGGATGGCCGAGTTGACTTGCTCCAGGACGATGGGAGACCACTGGAGGTGATTTACCTCGACCACGAAGGCAGCCGCAAGCTGCTTGACATCTACTGCCATGCCGATTCACCTACCTCATGCTCTTGGATCGGACCGTCTACTGAAGTCTCGATCGATTCTTCCTCGGATGAATGTTTCGCGCTGGCCGAGCGTTGGATCAACGACTGCATCACTGAACATGAGAGATGTGCTGACGGCGAACCCCAACTGCTCCCCACGCGAGTCATCGATATAGGAGCGGCGGAGCAGCCACCTCGACTTCGCCTTCATATTCCACAGAACGAATCGGCACGATATGTCGCTCTTAGCCATTGCTGGGGTTCACCGGAGAAAGCTGCGAGGACGATTAAAATGACAGCCGATAACCTCAGCCAGTTCCAAACCGAGATACCCTGGATCAAGCTGACCAAGACCTTCCAAGACGCCGTTATCATCACTCGCCGCCTAGGTATACGGTACCTTTGGATCGACTCTCTCTGTATCATCCAAGGTGATGCCCAAGACTGGGCTATCGAAGCCTCGAAAATGACGACGGTGTATGCCAACGCTTTCTTTGTTATTGCAGCGAGCGGTGCTACCGATGGCGATGGAGGTTGTTTTTTGGGCTCTCGTGCCGCCAGCGTGGAGGGTGTTCTGCCTATTGAGTGTAGTGGcgtgggagggaggaaaagcACTGCCTATGCAAGACGAGTTAGAAGGAGCTACGAGGACAGCCGCAGAATCACGCGGTCCGCACAGAGTGTGCATGGCTGGATGACGGGCTTAGGACAGCCCCTTGAGAAGCGTGCGTGGACCTACCAGGAGGAGAAATTGGCTAATCGTATCTTGTATTACACACAAGACGAGCTTCAGTGGCGTTGCGCGACCTTCAACGCTTGCGAGTGTTCTCCCCCTTCGGTGAACACACTGGCGCATGACCTCTCACGCACTCAGGACGGAAACAGCGAGGTGTGGTGTCGTATGGTGCTGGCATACACACAGCGCGAGTTGACGTACATCTCGGATCGCCTTCCCGCGCTATCGGGCATCGCTACTGGGTGGGAACTTTCTGAAAATGACACCTTTTGTGCTGGCTTATGGCGGCGGGGTCTTCCTCGGCAACTATTGTGGATGAGAAGCCACGAGATGGATACGAGTATCCCCGTCATCAGTTCCAAAAGGCATCCCGAGTATTATGCCCCGACCTGGTCGTGGGCTTCCATCACCGGCGCAGTGGATTTCATTTTGGACCGCCTCGAGTTCCACGCCCGCATTGTAGACTGCGAGACGGAACCCTCGACTGCGAATCGCTTTGGGCCAGTTCGGTCCGGTCACGTTACGCTGATGGGATTCTTGATACCCGTCAAAGCGAGCATGAACTGGGACTGCAAGAGCATTTGGAGCAAGAAAATGCCCCGGGTGACGGATAACCGCCCAGATCGCAACAACCAGTACCTTGGCGAGATGCTCCCGGATATCGAAACGGAAACTCGCGAATATCCCGAAatagaagaagaagaatgctATCACATTTTGGCCTTGGGTCATAATAGTGTGGACACTTGGATCAGCATCAAGTCCCTAGTCCTTCGACAGGTGCAGTCCACCCCGAATGCTTACACTAGAGTTGGATTGTTGGAGGTTAGACACGATGGAACTTTGAAGACATTCTTCAGCGACACCCAAGAA
- a CDS encoding hypothetical protein (EggNog:ENOG503NYCV; COG:S) yields the protein MKSLFLALPGLAHAALRFGCSTLTIERLDPVVEPGNNPSAHVHQVVGGNAFNATVDTSVDVGNRATCTTCIFSEDKSNYWTATLYFRARNGSYHKVPQYPNAVFHDGQVGGMTIYYTQQDFWDNGNQKITSFPPGFRMTVGSPTTETREQAQQYKGLRYTCLQDILTRGSETYDFPKQPCPAGIMAIHHFPACWDGRNLDSPDHQSHMFLTGHGGFRVADPCPASHPVRMPQVAYETMWDTSVFNDKDLWPEDGSQPFIWSTGDTKGYSTHADYLFGWEGDSLQRAMDSNCFFQRCSLGKYPEGVLKVQTPEEQNACKIETTVKEPVDGWLDYLPGKPETALRR from the exons ATGAAGTCCCTCTTCCTAGCCCTTCCGGGCCTGGCCCACGCGGCTCTTCGTTTCGGTTGCTCGACACTGACTATCGAGCGTCTCGACCCAGTTGTTGAGCCTGGGAATAACCCCTCTGCCCATGTTCACCAAGTCGTTGGTGGAAACGCGTTCAACGCTACTGTTGACACCTCGGTAGATGTTGGAAACCGCGCGACTTGCACCACCTGCATCTTTTCCGAAGACAAATCCAACTACTGGACCGCCACACTGTATTTCCGTGCCCGAAATGGATCATACCACAAGGTGCCCCAGTACCCCAACGCTGTCTTCCACGACGGACAAGTCGGTGGCATGACCATCTACTACACACAACAGGACTTCTGGGACAATGGAAACCAAAAGATCACGAGCTTTCCTCCTGGTTTCAGGATGACTGTTGGCAGCCCTACCACCGAGACTCGGGAGCAAGCCCAGCAGTACAAGGGGCTGAGGTACACCTGTCTACAAGACATTCTCACTCGTGGTAGTGAGACATATGACTTCCCCAAGCAGCCTTGCCCCGCTGGAATTATGGCCATCCATCACTTCCCCGC TTGCTGGGATGGCAGGAATCTGGACTCACCCGATCACCAATCCCACATGTTCCTCACCGGTCACGGCGGGTTCCGAGTTGCCGACCCTTGCCCGGCTTCCCACCCCGTCCGCATGCCCCAAGTTGCGTATGAGACCATGTGGGACACTTCTGTGTTCAACGACAAGGACCTTTGGCCTGAGGATGGTTCGCAGCCATTTATCTGGTCGACTGGTGATACAAAGGGGTACTCCACCCACGCTGACTACTTGTTTGGCTGGGAGGGTGACTCGCTGCAGAGGGCCATGGATTCCAACTGCTTCTTCCAACGGTGCTCGCTGGGCAAGTATCCAGAGGGTGTGCTCAAAGTCCAGACACCTGAGGAGCAGAATGCTTGCAAGATTGAAACGACGGTCAAAGAGCCGGTGGATGGCT GGCTTGACTACCTTCCTGGCAAGCCGGAGACTGCTCTGCGTCGCTAA
- a CDS encoding hypothetical protein (COG:S; EggNog:ENOG503P00U), producing MLRFGCSQVVIERLDPLVNPGQNPSSHMHQIVGGNAFSASMPLEDISALSTCTTCHFQEDHSNYWTANLYFRARNGTYKRVPQMANEFNTGDNGGITVYYTSPAPNATTAFKPGFRMLAGDVNLRKSEGLGRNMQQCYRCYTKENFGGSMYSPCMDPVYDTDHLPKIPCPGGIRSNIIFPLCWDGVNLDSPNHKDHVAHPITGPTSFSVVGGECPKSHPVKIPQVMYEVMWDTRPFNNPEDWPEDGSQPLVLSNGDTTGYGQHGDYVFGWEKDSLQVAMDTGCYLRNCSSLTELPPKVKNQCQVPVSATVDGDLDECKLPPPLYLFFFVFLKL from the exons ATGTTGCGCTTTGGCTGCTCGCAGGTTGTGATTGAGCGTCTGGATCC ACTCGTCAACCCAGGCCAaaacccatcatcccacaTGCACCAAATCGTGGGAGGAAAtgccttctcggcctccatGCCCCTCGAAGAcatctccgccctctccacctgcACGACCTGCCACTTCCAAGAAGACCACTCCAACTACTGGACCGCTAACCTCTACTTCCGCGCACGCAACGGCACCTACAAACGTGTTCCTCAGATGGCCAACGAGTTCAACACCGGCGACAACGGTGGTATTACCGTGTACTATACATCCCCAGCGCCGAATGCCACGACTGCTTTCAAGCCTGGCTTTCGCATGCTGGCCGGCGATGTGAACCTACGCAAGTCAGAGGGTCTCGGTCGGAACATGCAGCAGTGCTATCGGTGTTATACCAAGGAGAACTTTGGAGGGAGCATGTACAGCCCGTGCATGGACCCTGTTTATGATACGGACCATCTTCCCAAGATACCCTGTCCTGGCGGGATCAGGTCTAATATCATCTTTCCACTGTGCTGGGATGGCGTCAACTTGGATAGTCCAAACCACAAGGATCACGTTGCGCATCCTATCACAGGACCAACATCGTTTTCCGTTGTCGGCGGAGAATGCCCCAAGTCGCATCCTGTCAAGATACCGCAGGTCATGTACGAAGTGATGTGGGACACGAGACCGTTCAACAACCCGGAAGACTGGCCGGAGGATGGGAGTCAGCCTTTGGTGTTGTCGAATGGTGATAC AACCGGGTATGGCCAACATGGCGATTATGTCTTTGGTTGGGAAAAGGATTCCCTTCAAGTCGCGATGGACACGGGGTGTTATCTGCGAAATTGCAGTAGCTTGACTGAGCTGCCGCCAAAGGTCAAGAACCAGTGCCAGGTGCCGGTCAGTGCAACGGTTGATGGAGATTTGGATGAGTGCAAGttacccccccccctttatttgtttttttttgtgtttttgaagCTGTAG
- a CDS encoding hypothetical protein (EggNog:ENOG503P4GG), translating to MAQAKTTSLVLADADHLIYDTSSTPPTAVYGLSTNIESLTYKDSSLNFSRALHQKTASSSTLESDPATQQEGDRLYNLVHPLNADYRTDIPAHFFLTCHSPSLSPVGNIKLTTSKSLLSSKPDKIKAVHYPNRTASTSPLFPDEDATEKVLFTCSKQTFGKGYTWTNSQNKEVAREEELKDGDAVKGRRLIFTSGQVTQEEQDALVAVWVLKRWVEVAEEKGFKKEALDKLSPAEQAAMDMKWFKRAGGLAGLAAAGGAC from the coding sequence ATGGCACAAGCCAAAACAACTTCACTCGTCCTTGCTGACGCCGACCACCTCATCTACGacacctcttccacccctcccactgCAGTCTACGGCCTCAGCACGAACATCGAATCGCTCACTTACAAAGACTCCTCCCTGAACTTCAGTCGCGCGCTCCATCAAAAaacggcatcatcatcaacactcGAATCAGACCCCGCGACACAACAAGAAGGCGACCGCCTCTACAACCTcgtccaccccctcaacgcAGACTACCGCACCGACATCCCCgcccacttcttcctcacctGCCATtccccatccctctcccctgTGGGCAACATTAAACTCACTACCTCCAagtccctcctctccagcaaACCTGACAAAATCAAAGCGGTGCACTACCCCAACCGCACAGCATCGACCTCCCCACTATTCCCCGACGAAGATGCCACTGAAAAGGTTCTCTTCACATGCAGCAAACAAACATTTGGCAAGGGCTACACCTGGACAAACTCGCAAAACAAGGAAGTGGCACGAGAGGAAGAGCTCAAGGACGGGGATGCTGTCAAGGGCAGAAGGTTGATTTTCACAAGCGGACAAGTCACCCAGGAGGAACAAGACGCCCTTGTTGCAGTTTGGGTTCTGAAACGGTGGGTGGAAgtggccgaggagaagggatTCAAGAAGGAGGCGCTGGACAAGCTGTCTCCGGCCGAGCAAGCGGCCATGGATATGAAGTGGTTCAAGcgggcgggggggttggcCGGGTTGGCGGCTGCGGGAGGGGCTTGCTGA
- the SEC11C gene encoding Signal peptidase complex catalytic subunit S11C (MEROPS:MER0000600; COG:U; EggNog:ENOG50KOG3342), whose amino-acid sequence MSFLRSPFVQHLLGILQVVSACFMAWKGACLLSGTPYPAVVVITNSMAPAFDPGDILLVHRHPAHDGRVRVGDLPVILNPDRPFPFIHRVVGVFYDDNQEEMVLTKGDNNELNDSVGMMYPGGQEYISRREIAGFVRGYVPLLGWVVIFLQDPVRTMERLLSSGDELGPDNFI is encoded by the exons ATGTCTTTTCTACGGTCGCCCTTTGTGCAGCATCTCCTGGGCATCCTTCAGGTCGTGTCGGCATGTTTCATGGCATGGAAGGGCGCCTGCCTTCTTTCTGGCACTCCCTAcccggccgtggtggtcATCACCAACTCGATGGCCCCGGCCTTTGATCCGGGGGACATCTTGCTCGTCCATCGCCACCCGGCACATGACGGGAGAGTAAGGGTTGGTGACCTTCCCGTCATCCTCAATCCTGATCGACCATTTCCTTTTATTCAccgggttgttggtgtgtttTATGATGACAATCAGGA ggagatggtgttgacCAAAGGTGACAACAATGAGCTGAACGATTCAGTTGGAATGATGTATCCTGGTGGGCAGGAATACATCTCTCGACGTGAAATCGCCGGCTTCGTTAGAGGCTATGTTCCTttgctgggttgggttgttaTTTTCTTGCAGGACCCTGTCCGTACTATGGAGCGGTTGCTATCTTCAGGTGACGAGCTCGGGCCTGACAACTTTATATGA
- a CDS encoding hypothetical protein (EggNog:ENOG503PFXY; COG:S), with the protein MNVVILNYGKRDISLTIMHSTVFTPLWSFSLASLITILSLRQGKGIRKLSLLAIWPLNFLSLNTCHHLTWPGGLNSTYASLVIFYFLHTLKILVLDHQPPKSPGFINAYKLWNNPRGLEAPPVIFSTTHNKNPQSRLRFAILKLVKIALLFTADTHLVQGVISVFVFTGAKPSDFAPDYEVFRFQPLTGRQLLIRAGISVNWIWTAFYLLEASRCALSIAFVAVLRWDEPEEWPSIWGRAANATSVRGFWGKVWNRITIPTFAFYAGLFLGILGVEKKTGLRKTLVPLFVFLLSGLSHGLGGWAVGDGAMGRDVLFFFLNFVACAVETFVWKTAGWKSCKRGVPSWAVRTAGMMYLFGFFFMVVPLWMYPKIYVALGM; encoded by the coding sequence ATGAATGTTGTCATTCTCAACTACGGAAAGCGCGACATTTCACTCACGATAATGCATTCGACAGTATTCACCCCTTTATGGTCTTTTTCTCTGGCGAGCCTCATCACGATATTGTCTCTACGCCAAGGAAAAGGAATCCGAAAGCTTTCACTGCTCGCCATATGGCCACTTAACTTCCTGTCTCTGAACACTTGCCACCACCTGACATGGCCTGGAGGGCTCAACAGCACCTACGCCAGCCTCGTCATCTTCTACTTTCTTCACACTCTCAAAatccttgttcttgaccaccaaccaccaaaatccCCGGGTTTCATTAACGCTTACAAGCTCTGGAACAACCCTCGAGGGCTTGAAGCCCCCCCAGTGATATTCTCCACTACTCACAACAAGAACCCCCAATCCCGGCTCAGATTCGCCATCCTTAAGCTCGTCAAgatcgccctcctcttcacagCAGACACGCATCTCGTCCAAGGTGTCATTTCCGTATTTGTCTTCACAGGCGCCAAACCATCGGATTTTGCCCCTGACTACGAAGTCTTTCGCTTCCAACCACTCACCGGTAGACAGCTCCTCATCCGAGCCGGCATCTCGGTGAACTGGATCTGGACAGCGTTTTACCTTCTTGAAGCCTCCCGTTGTGCTCTCTCGATTGCGTTCGTTGCAGTcctgagatgggatgaaccGGAGGAGTGGCCCTCGATCTGGGGGCGTGCGGCGAATGCGACGTCTGTGAGGGGCTTTTGGGGGAAAGTGTGGAATAGGATTACGATCCCGACGTTTGCGTTTTATGCGGGCCTCTTCTTGGGTATACTTGGCGTTGAGAAGAAAACAGGTTTGAGAAAGACATTGGTACCCCTGTTTGTTTTTTTACTTTCGGGCTTGTCACACGgcttgggggggtgggctgtTGGTGACGGGGCGATGGGTCGGGATgtcttgttctttttcttgaaCTTTGTGGCTTGTGCCGTGGAGACTTTTGTCTGGAAGACGGCGGGGTGGAAGAGTTGCAAGAGAGGGGTGCCGTCTTGGGCGGTGAGAACGGCCGGGATGATGTACCTGTTTGGATTCTTCTTTATGGTGGTGCCGCTGTGGATGTACCCCAAGATCTATGTTGCTCTGGGTATGTAG
- a CDS encoding hypothetical protein (EggNog:ENOG503P991), with product MPSFTTKAAAVALALSYFSVQQVQCPPVFIGPILTVVGAVAGFAVEVTGAVLQCELGDCTDDRRRSVAGGLRARMLKARPILTGRQATPPTAPEGVPQFEFDRCFNDINGGSVLLEGPVENNGIRISGLPATCMNLATVLDGDASGGPPPTPCGSDCLLYNNLSAADYNNLRGILNDWAGA from the exons atgccttccttcaccaccaaggccgCCGCTGTTGCGCTCGCGCTCAGCTACTTCTCCGTCCAGCAGGTCCAGTGCCCCCCGGTGTTCATCGGGCCCATCCTCACCGTCGTTGGCGCAGTTGCAGGCTTCGCCGTCGAGGTCACTGGTGCCGTCCTGCAGTGCGAACTCGGAGACTGCACCGACGACAGACGCCGCAGTGTGGCCGGCGGTCTCCGTGCCCGCATGCTCAAGGCGCGCCCCATCTTGACTGGCCGCCAGGCAACgccccccaccgcccccgaGGGTGTGCCCCAATTTGAGTTCGACAGGTGCTTCAACGACATCAACGGCGGAAGCGTCCTCCTTGAGGGTCCGGTGGAGAATAACG GCATCCGCATCAGCGGTCTTCCTGCTACCTGCATGAACCTTGCTACtgttcttgatggcgacGCTTCTGGTGgaccccctcccactccttgCGGCTCTGACTGCCTGCTGTACAACAACCTCAGTGCCGCCGACTACAACAACCTGCGCGGTATCTTGAACGACTGGGCCGGCGCTTAG
- a CDS encoding hypothetical protein (COG:S; EggNog:ENOG503P4GD) gives MWPWRGVLTTRLPSCWLCRTRLLFIIHHPSVPKMRSTRSRSAAAKALQSVAEASTPSSALPKPTPAQVKATAAEAAKPPSMPTPQTTTAAQTPPLTPTPETLSFPTSASFTSWLGTNYSTTPLGIWLKISKKNSNIPSISYDEAIDCALCYGWIDGQRKALDSLYFLQRFTPRRKNSMWSKRNVQKVAALTLAGRMEEAGLAEVKRAQEDGRWDRAYDGASMMEMPEDFGAALAGNDKAKGFWEGLGKTKRYTFLMKLVTTKRAETRTKKIGEFVALLEEGKTL, from the coding sequence ATGTGGCCTTGGCGCGGGGTGCTCACAACGCGCCTCCCAAGTTGTTGGCTTTGTCGAACGCGTCTTCTCTTCATCATTCATCATCCATCAGTTCCGAAAATGAGGTCGACCCGAAGTCGCTCCGCGGCAGCCAAAGCCCTTCAGTCAGTCGCTGAAGCCTCAACACCGAGCTCAGCTCTGCCCAAACCGACACCCGCGCAGGTCaaagcaacagcagcagaagcagcaaaaCCACCATCCATGCCAACCCCACAAACGACGACCGCCGCTCAGACTCCACCgctaaccccaaccccggaaACCCTCTCTTTCccaacctctgcctcctTCACCAGTTGGTTAGGCACGAACTATTCGACAACACCCCTCGGAATCTGGCTCAAGATCTCCAAGAAAAACTCCAACATTCCCTCCATCTCCTACGATGAAGCCATCGACTGCGCTCTCTGCTACGGCTGGATCGACGGCCAGCGCAAGGCCCTCGACTCGCTCTACTTCCTCCAGCGATTCACCCCCCGAAGGAAGAACAGCATGTGGTCCAAGCGCAACGTCCAAAAGGTTGCTGCCTTGACTCTAGCAGGAAGAATGGAGGAGGCAGGATTGGCAGAGGTCAAGCGGGCACAGGAAGACGGACGCTGGGACAGGGCATACGATGGGGCTAGCATGATGGAGATGCCCGAGGACTTTGGCGCCGCGCTGGCGGGGAATGACAAGGCAAAGGGGTTCTGGGAGGGGCTggggaagacgaagaggtATACTTTCTTGATGAAGCTCGTGACAACCAAACGGGCAGAGAccaggacgaagaagattgGGGAGTTTGTCGCATTGTTGGAAGAGGGCAAGACACTGTGA
- a CDS encoding hypothetical protein (COG:E; EggNog:ENOG503NWAI), which yields MATPKKQLHLTAFMRPVSLHTGAWRYPGAVPNANFSLPHLKSFIQKLEAAKFDAFFMADHLAVLNMPIEALQRSHTVTSFEPFTLLSALSAVTEKIGLAATASTTYDEPYHVARRFASLDHLSSGRAAWNIVTTGNPESAKNFGLDEHVEHSERYKRAREFYEVVTGLWDSFADDAFASRSQESGIYFDPSKLHVLNHKGESLKVRGPLNIARPVQGWPVIVQAGQSEPGKQLAAETAEVVFCSPRDIQGAKELYEDIKGRAEKYGRNRDSLRILPAALVIVGDTVQDAKEKRLKLDSLVHYDSAIASLSVALGSDASGFDPDGPLPDDIADTNASKTGRAGVIKLAKDEGLTVKQLAQRYGGYAGLAFVGTPQSIADEMEEWLSQGAADGFTVTFPFVPQGIDDVTQRLVPELQRRGLFRTEYEGSTLREHLGLSRPNNRFFT from the coding sequence ATGGCTACCCCGAAGAAGCAGCTGCACCTCACAGCGTTTATGCGCCCAGTCTCGCTCCATACAGGAGCATGGCGCTACCCCGGTGCTGTTCCCAATGCCAACTTTTCTCTCCCGCATCTCAAGTCCTTCATTCAAAAGCTCGAAGCTGCCAAGTTCGATGCCTTCTTCATGGCCGACCACCTAGCAGTCTTGAACATGCCCATCGAGGCCCTCCAGCGATCCCACACCGTCACCTCCTTTGAGCCATTCACTCTTCTGTCCGCATTGTCCGCTGTGACAGAGAAGATCGGCCTCGCGGCCACAGCCTCGACTACATACGACGAACCCTACCACGTCGCCCGCCGCTTCGCCAGCTTGGACCACCTCTCCTCGGGCAGAGCAGCCTGGAACATCGTCACGACCGGCAATCCGGAATCTGCCAAGAATTTTGGGTTGGATGAGCACGTGGAGCATTCTGAGCGGTACAAGCGAGCCAGGGAGTTTTACGAGGTTGTCACTGGGCTGTGGGATAGTTTCGCGGACGACGCGTTCGCCTCTCGGAGTCAGGAGTCCGGGATCTACTTTGATCCTTCCAAGCTTCACGTACTCAACCACAAAGGGGAGAGTCTCAAAGTGAGGGGGCCTTTGAACATTGCGAGACCGGTACAAGGGTGGCCAGTGATTGTTCAGGCTGGGCAGTCAGAGCCGGGGAAACAGCTTGCCGCAGAGACGGCagaggtggtgttttgttCGCCGAGGGATATTCAAGGTGCGAAGGAATTGTATGAGGATATCAAGGGAAGGGCAGAGAAGTATGGCAGGAATAGGGACAGCTTGAGGATCCTGCCGGCCGCCTTGGTGATTGTTGGTGATACGGTTCAGGAtgccaaggagaagaggttgaagctTGATAGCCTGGTTCATTATGATAGCGCGATTGCCTCGCTGTCCGTTGCTCTTGGTAGCGATGCTTCAGGGTTCGATCCTGATGGTCCACTGCCAGATGATATTGCAGACACCAACGCCAGCAAGACTGGGAGAGCAGGGGTTATCAAGCTCGCAAAGGATGAAGGCCTGACAGTCAAGCAGCTTGCCCAAAGATATGGAGGGTATGCGGGGCTGGCCTTTGTTGGTACACCCCAGAGCATTGCTGACGAGATGGAGGAATGGCTGTCACAAGGGGCCGCAGATGGTTTTACTGTCACTTTCCCTTTTGTCCCCCAGGGAATAGATGATGTCACGCAGAGACTGGTTCCTGAACTTCAGAGACGGGGCTTGTTCAGAACTGAGTATGAGGGGAGTACTTTGAGGGAGCACCTTGGACTGTCCAGGCCGAACAATCGTTTCTTTACCTGA
- a CDS encoding hypothetical protein (EggNog:ENOG503PH0P), which yields MADYNNPYEDGQEGWDQGYSDQQYLNQQYSGTNIPRTTYIDQNALTSLAANAGPSYPYLSTGSASHDDPGSYIPPHPGLATQPWDMGPYQVWTTSSLPPTTTYTMTSGAFSDPTATGFPDIAPLSDSLPPIPEQQLVEYQSSYDYSYGQAPPREPSSSPSQLRCDICNENFANQKNWDRHLTSEKHLSNVGEDDPDVPKYRCACTYSVARKDNYRRHLKHCAFRIDFAYVCTCGEPTQDKEYHEQHIDNCGRKRHKKGHKW from the exons ATGGCAGACTACAACAACCCGTACGAGGACGGTCAGGAGGGGTGGGACCAGGGGTACTCGGACCAGCAGTACTTGAACCAGCAGTACTCGGGTACTAACATTCCCCGTACGACTTACATCGACCAGAACGCCCTCACATCTCTTGCCGCCAACGCAGGACCTTCGTACCCATATCTATCTACAGGTTCAGCTAGCCACGACGACCCAGGGTCCTACATACCGCCTCACCCTGGTCTCGCCACTCAACCCTGGGATATGGGACCATACCAAGTCTGGACAACATCGTCCTTACCTCCCACTACTACTTATACCATGACATCCGGCGCTTTCTCTGACCCCACTGCCACCGGCTTCCCGGACATTGCTCCCCTCTCGGACAGCTTGCCTCCCATCCCTGAGCA ACAGCTCGTGGAGTACCAGAGCAGCTACGACTACTCCTACggccaagctcctcctcgagaacccagctcatccccctcccaactcaGATGTGACATCTGCAACGAGAACTTTGCAAATCAAAAGAACTGGGACCGTCACCTCACCTCTGAGAAGCACCTGAGCAACGTCGGTGAGGACGACCCCGACGTCCCAAAGTACAGATGCGCATGCACCTACTCGGTAGCTCGGAAGGACAACTACCGCCGGCACCTCAAGCACTGCGCCTTTCGTATCGACTTTGCCTATGTCTGCACCTGTGGGGAGCCCACTCAGGACAAGGAGTATCATGAGCAGCATATCGACAATTGCGGACGCAAGAGACATAAGAAAGGGCACAAATGGTAG